One Microbacterium sp. zg-B96 genomic region harbors:
- a CDS encoding aminodeoxychorismate lyase produces the protein MAWRFALTIDPADPSDPRDSFADTFTVIDPSAPALSVGELSTQRGDGIFESIGVIDGHPQETTAHLERLAHSARLCDLPEPHLTQWRQAIDSAAAACGPGESVIKLILSRGVEHGPAPTAWVTAATAPGRSAVREHGVRVVTLDRGYAMDVPARAPWLLLGAKTLSYAVNMAALREAHRRGADDAIFVSSDGFVLEAPTASLILRRGDTFVTPAPNGGILHGTTQLSVFAQLEAQGFATAYETIPLADLTAADAAWLVSSVRLAAPITAIDGAALPVDAELTASINRYLLSPRD, from the coding sequence ATGGCTTGGCGATTCGCGCTCACGATCGACCCCGCGGACCCCTCCGACCCCCGCGACTCGTTCGCCGACACGTTCACGGTGATCGACCCGTCCGCACCCGCGCTGAGCGTCGGCGAGCTCAGCACGCAGCGCGGCGACGGCATCTTCGAGTCCATCGGCGTCATCGACGGCCACCCGCAGGAGACCACCGCCCACCTGGAACGCCTCGCCCACTCCGCGCGACTGTGCGACCTGCCCGAACCCCACCTGACGCAGTGGCGCCAGGCCATCGACAGCGCCGCCGCAGCCTGCGGCCCGGGGGAGTCGGTGATCAAGCTCATCCTCAGCCGCGGCGTCGAGCACGGCCCCGCGCCCACCGCGTGGGTCACCGCCGCGACCGCCCCCGGCCGCAGCGCCGTCCGGGAGCACGGCGTGCGGGTCGTGACCCTCGACCGCGGCTACGCGATGGACGTCCCCGCGCGCGCGCCGTGGCTGCTGCTGGGCGCGAAGACCCTGTCCTACGCGGTCAACATGGCCGCACTCCGCGAGGCGCACCGCCGCGGCGCCGACGACGCGATCTTCGTCAGCTCCGACGGGTTCGTGCTGGAAGCGCCCACCGCCTCGCTCATCCTGCGCCGCGGCGACACGTTCGTCACCCCCGCGCCCAACGGCGGCATCCTGCACGGCACCACCCAGCTGAGCGTGTTCGCCCAACTCGAGGCGCAGGGGTTCGCCACCGCGTACGAGACGATCCCGCTGGCGGATCTGACGGCAGCGGATGCCGCGTGGCTGGTGTCCAGCGTGCGGCTGGCCGCGCCCATCACCGCGATCGACGGGGCCGCGCTCCCGGTGGATGCCGAGCTGACGGCATCCATCAACCGGTACCTGCTGAGCCCCCGCGATTGA
- a CDS encoding DNA-directed RNA polymerase subunit beta, producing MTDDAGNHFHKPVRRPSETFDRLFAAEDPAEVSRVAHATAHALLTRVREQQDADVVERLVGFTDSHGIHDIAELWSRAPARSLPGALWRLYLLQLMIHDDPQTAALLYDRGRLAIVTVDPVVAGAPTPAGPEELVALVDTILRGLFTGDFAVALERAAAFCRVQATGATHLADDYDATESDRATALTTRALRLSTYAGDLASCAALWRRDSLT from the coding sequence ATGACCGACGACGCCGGCAACCACTTTCACAAGCCCGTCCGGCGACCCTCGGAGACGTTCGACCGGCTGTTCGCGGCGGAGGATCCGGCCGAGGTGTCGCGGGTCGCGCACGCCACCGCGCACGCGCTGCTGACCCGGGTGCGGGAGCAGCAGGACGCCGACGTCGTGGAGCGTCTCGTCGGATTCACCGATAGCCACGGCATCCACGACATTGCGGAGCTGTGGTCGCGCGCGCCCGCCCGTTCGCTGCCCGGTGCGCTGTGGCGGCTGTACCTGCTGCAGCTGATGATCCACGACGACCCGCAGACGGCGGCGCTGCTGTACGACCGGGGCCGGCTTGCGATCGTCACAGTCGACCCGGTCGTCGCCGGGGCGCCCACGCCCGCCGGGCCGGAGGAGCTGGTGGCGCTGGTGGACACGATCCTGCGGGGGCTGTTCACCGGGGACTTCGCGGTGGCGCTGGAGCGGGCGGCGGCGTTCTGCCGGGTGCAGGCCACCGGGGCAACGCATCTGGCCGACGACTATGACGCGACCGAATCCGACCGCGCCACGGCCCTGACCACGCGCGCGCTGCGGCTGTCGACCTACGCCGGCGACCTCGCCTCGTGCGCCGCGCTCTGGCGCCGCGACTCGCTGACCTGA
- a CDS encoding anti-sigma factor, whose amino-acid sequence MNEQEFAELAAGHALHALSPDDEARYLEALAERPEWESVALADAAAVASLADGVADAVPPLTMRSNLLARIAHLPQEAVVVADAPAVAPVVDAEVPDADATRVVPVVEAEAPDADATRVVPAVAAEPPVADVTVVVPAVDAEDAAAEPDTADASPETTDTDTDTATASPETTDTDPLDRLLREGTTGRPTDAMPLSADALTVVFAPGAVPPPGTGRDEPVPTTTTTQAIVRRSWTRALLALAACMALLVGIGLGAGALYNWLNRPAALVALEQIESAPDAQSVTVTEEGLSATAYWSEQVGEAVVVSEGLPAITEDETFELWLIRDDEPISAGTFAAEGATATAAVEGEIQPGDVIAITVEPAGGAPGGIPTGDPIVAVPTA is encoded by the coding sequence ATGAACGAGCAGGAGTTCGCCGAGCTCGCCGCCGGTCACGCCCTCCACGCCCTGTCGCCCGACGATGAGGCGCGGTACCTCGAGGCGCTGGCGGAGCGGCCGGAGTGGGAGAGCGTGGCGCTGGCGGATGCCGCCGCCGTGGCGTCCCTCGCCGACGGCGTCGCCGATGCCGTCCCGCCGCTGACGATGCGCTCGAACCTGCTGGCACGCATCGCGCATTTGCCGCAGGAGGCGGTGGTGGTGGCGGATGCTCCGGCGGTCGCGCCCGTGGTCGACGCGGAGGTTCCGGATGCGGATGCCACGCGCGTTGTTCCGGTGGTTGAGGCCGAGGCTCCGGATGCGGACGCGACGCGCGTTGTTCCGGCGGTCGCGGCTGAGCCCCCGGTCGCGGATGTCACTGTCGTGGTGCCGGCGGTCGACGCCGAAGATGCCGCGGCGGAGCCCGACACCGCCGACGCCTCGCCGGAGACCACCGACACCGACACCGACACCGCCACCGCCTCGCCGGAGACCACCGACACGGATCCCCTCGACAGGCTCCTGCGGGAAGGGACGACCGGCCGGCCGACCGACGCCATGCCCCTCAGCGCCGATGCGCTGACGGTGGTGTTCGCGCCGGGTGCCGTGCCGCCACCGGGCACCGGCCGAGACGAGCCGGTGCCCACCACCACGACGACGCAGGCTATCGTGCGCCGCAGCTGGACCCGCGCGCTGCTCGCGCTCGCCGCGTGCATGGCGCTGCTCGTGGGGATCGGGCTCGGCGCGGGGGCGCTGTACAACTGGCTCAACCGTCCCGCCGCGCTGGTCGCGCTGGAGCAGATCGAATCCGCGCCCGACGCGCAGTCGGTCACCGTCACCGAGGAGGGGCTGTCGGCCACCGCCTACTGGTCGGAGCAGGTCGGCGAGGCCGTTGTCGTCTCGGAGGGGCTTCCTGCGATCACCGAGGACGAGACGTTCGAGCTGTGGCTCATCCGGGACGACGAACCGATCTCCGCGGGCACCTTCGCGGCCGAAGGCGCGACTGCCACCGCAGCCGTGGAGGGCGAGATTCAACCGGGAGACGTGATCGCCATCACGGTGGAGCCTGCCGGGGGAGCGCCTGGTGGCATCCCGACGGGTGACCCGATCGTCGCGGTCCCCACGGCCTGA
- the sigK gene encoding ECF RNA polymerase sigma factor SigK, giving the protein MLGAMVIDGVEEPEDGVTRDRAADLLVRVAAGDKAAFARLYDLLVPRVFGLIVRVLVDRAQSEEVLQEVFLEVWQSAARFAPNKGQGRAWVLTIAHRRAVDRVRASQSSSDRDVRAGLRDIDVAHDGVAEQVELKLEGEKVAGALSTLPDPQREAIVLAYYGGYSQSEISTLVGAPLGTIKTRMRDGLSRLRTAMGVTA; this is encoded by the coding sequence ATGCTGGGGGCGATGGTCATCGACGGGGTGGAGGAGCCCGAGGACGGCGTGACGCGCGATCGCGCCGCCGACCTCCTCGTTCGCGTGGCCGCCGGAGACAAGGCCGCGTTCGCGCGGCTGTACGACCTGCTCGTGCCGCGCGTGTTCGGTCTGATCGTGCGCGTGCTGGTGGACCGCGCGCAGAGCGAAGAGGTGCTGCAGGAGGTGTTCCTGGAGGTGTGGCAATCCGCCGCGCGGTTCGCTCCGAACAAGGGACAGGGGAGAGCGTGGGTCCTCACGATCGCCCACCGCCGCGCGGTGGATCGGGTGCGGGCCTCGCAGTCGAGCAGTGACCGTGACGTGCGTGCGGGGCTGCGCGACATCGACGTCGCCCACGACGGTGTCGCCGAGCAGGTGGAACTGAAGCTGGAGGGGGAGAAGGTGGCCGGTGCGCTGTCGACCCTTCCCGATCCGCAGCGCGAGGCGATCGTCCTGGCGTACTACGGCGGCTACAGTCAGAGCGAAATCTCGACCCTGGTGGGGGCACCCCTGGGGACGATCAAGACCCGGATGCGTGACGGCCTGTCGCGCCTGCGCACGGCGATGGGGGTGACCGCATGA
- a CDS encoding fasciclin domain-containing protein codes for MLSTKKKITAALTLTLAGAFALSACTMGGDTTDEATDTMTEESMTPEAMDATAMLVGAGCEDYAEAVPDGPGSIEEMSQVPVATAASTSPVLTTLTAAVSGQLNPEVNLVETLNGGEYTVFAPVDDAFAKIDEATIESLKTDTDTLTSILTYHVVDGRVDPADIAGTHTTLQGADIEVTGSGDEWMVNDAMVICGGVQTENATVYLLDTVLMPPAQ; via the coding sequence ATGCTCAGCACCAAGAAGAAGATCACCGCAGCTCTGACTCTCACGCTGGCGGGCGCGTTCGCGCTGTCGGCATGCACGATGGGCGGCGACACCACCGACGAGGCGACGGACACGATGACGGAGGAATCCATGACGCCGGAGGCGATGGATGCCACGGCGATGCTCGTCGGAGCCGGCTGCGAGGACTACGCCGAGGCCGTCCCGGATGGACCGGGCTCGATCGAGGAGATGTCCCAGGTACCGGTGGCCACCGCGGCATCCACCAGTCCGGTGCTCACCACGCTCACCGCCGCCGTCAGCGGCCAACTGAACCCCGAGGTGAATCTGGTGGAGACGCTCAACGGCGGCGAGTACACGGTGTTCGCTCCGGTGGACGACGCGTTCGCGAAGATCGATGAGGCCACGATCGAGTCGCTGAAGACCGACACCGACACGTTGACGTCGATCCTGACGTACCACGTGGTCGATGGCCGGGTGGATCCTGCGGACATCGCCGGCACTCACACGACGCTGCAGGGCGCGGACATCGAAGTGACCGGCTCTGGGGATGAGTGGATGGTCAACGACGCCATGGTCATCTGCGGCGGCGTGCAGACCGAAAATGCCACCGTCTACCTGCTCGACACGGTGCTGATGCCTCCGGCACAGTGA
- a CDS encoding serine/threonine protein kinase, with the protein MIDSGVDGVSTGELLDQRYRLIEHIGAGGAARVYRAEDEHLQRTIAIKVMRGHVDGLGSVERARAETLTLASLSHPCLVTLFDARIATSEDEPTYLVMEYVPGVTLRDRMAQGAMDAEELAGIAVDIAEGMHVAHIAGVVHRDIKPSNVLLWRSPLDGERWRAKLADFGIAYLQDSTRATEPGLVLGTAAYLAPEQARGESPAPPADIYAFGIMLIEALTGARPWADAEGIGALMARLLDPPPVPETLPQPWWSLLRRMTAMRPEDRPTALEVATAAAQLTGSARGGAPAGAVGAVAGAASTVTDQTTQALVPADASGKPASADPPTAPLSLILPPSVAGETAVTQISPVGPGGAEDRVEAPPADRRRRLILAAVIVLLLLALAGAGIAALSTLRPTPTPTAPAVEDPAPVVTPTEEEPAPVIEEEPAPVIETEAPAPVVEQEAPAPVVEKESPAGPADKPGPADKPGPAEKPDPAKDGGPGNNGNGGGPGNNNRGPGNNNGNGGPGNGNG; encoded by the coding sequence ATGATCGATTCTGGGGTGGACGGCGTCTCCACCGGAGAGCTGCTCGATCAGCGCTACCGCCTGATCGAGCACATCGGCGCCGGCGGGGCGGCGCGCGTATACCGGGCCGAAGACGAGCACCTGCAGCGCACGATCGCGATCAAGGTGATGCGCGGGCACGTCGACGGCCTGGGCTCGGTCGAGCGGGCGCGGGCGGAGACGCTGACGCTGGCATCCCTCAGCCACCCCTGCCTGGTGACGCTGTTCGACGCGCGCATCGCGACCAGCGAGGACGAACCGACGTATCTGGTGATGGAGTACGTGCCGGGAGTCACGCTGCGCGATCGCATGGCGCAGGGGGCGATGGATGCCGAAGAACTCGCGGGCATCGCCGTCGACATCGCCGAGGGTATGCACGTCGCGCACATCGCGGGTGTCGTGCACCGCGACATCAAGCCGTCGAACGTGCTGCTGTGGCGCTCGCCCCTGGACGGCGAGCGGTGGCGGGCGAAGCTGGCGGACTTCGGCATCGCGTACCTGCAGGATTCCACCCGGGCGACCGAGCCGGGGCTGGTTCTAGGCACCGCCGCCTACCTCGCGCCGGAGCAGGCGCGCGGCGAGTCACCCGCGCCGCCCGCGGACATCTACGCCTTCGGCATCATGCTCATCGAGGCGCTCACCGGCGCGCGGCCGTGGGCGGATGCCGAGGGGATCGGCGCCCTGATGGCGCGGCTCCTGGACCCGCCGCCGGTGCCCGAGACGCTGCCGCAGCCGTGGTGGTCGCTGCTGCGGCGGATGACGGCGATGCGGCCCGAGGATCGGCCCACCGCGCTGGAGGTGGCGACTGCCGCGGCGCAGCTCACGGGGTCGGCGCGCGGGGGGGCTCCGGCCGGTGCCGTCGGTGCCGTTGCTGGGGCCGCTTCGACTGTGACGGACCAGACGACGCAGGCGCTGGTGCCGGCGGATGCCTCGGGCAAGCCGGCGTCGGCGGATCCGCCGACGGCTCCGTTGTCGCTGATCCTCCCGCCGTCGGTGGCGGGTGAGACGGCGGTGACGCAGATTTCCCCGGTCGGGCCTGGCGGTGCTGAGGACCGCGTTGAGGCTCCGCCGGCGGATCGGCGCCGCCGCCTGATCTTGGCTGCCGTCATCGTGCTGCTGCTGCTCGCGCTGGCCGGAGCGGGGATCGCCGCACTGTCCACATTGCGTCCGACACCCACCCCCACCGCGCCCGCAGTGGAGGACCCCGCGCCCGTCGTGACCCCGACGGAGGAGGAGCCGGCACCGGTGATTGAGGAGGAGCCGGCACCGGTGATCGAGACCGAGGCGCCCGCGCCGGTGGTTGAGCAAGAGGCGCCCGCGCCGGTAGTGGAGAAGGAGTCGCCCGCCGGACCCGCGGACAAACCCGGACCCGCGGACAAACCCGGACCCGCGGAGAAACCCGACCCCGCGAAGGACGGCGGGCCGGGCAACAACGGGAACGGTGGCGGCCCCGGCAACAACAACCGTGGACCGGGCAACAACAACGGCAACGGGGGGCCTGGGAACGGCAACGGCTGA
- a CDS encoding PH domain-containing protein codes for MAETAAILAWTLQKEIPTPADVNELLVEGEAPVASFKTFRDSATFTTKRLIVRDAQGITGKKIEIYSLPYSSIHMWSTENAGGMLDRDAEVELWTKAGHIKVKLTKGADIRRIDGLLAWATLHSH; via the coding sequence ATGGCCGAAACTGCCGCCATCCTTGCCTGGACACTGCAGAAGGAGATCCCGACACCTGCCGACGTGAACGAACTGCTCGTCGAAGGTGAGGCTCCCGTTGCGTCCTTCAAGACCTTCCGCGACTCGGCTACCTTCACAACCAAGCGGCTCATCGTCCGTGACGCGCAAGGCATCACCGGAAAGAAGATCGAGATCTACTCGCTGCCCTACAGCTCGATCCACATGTGGTCGACGGAGAACGCCGGCGGCATGCTGGACCGCGACGCTGAGGTGGAGTTGTGGACGAAAGCCGGCCACATCAAGGTGAAGCTCACCAAGGGCGCCGACATTCGACGAATCGACGGCCTCCTCGCCTGGGCAACGCTCCACAGCCACTGA
- the map gene encoding type I methionyl aminopeptidase — protein sequence MIEIFRSSEVDRARSAGAVVANILHELRERSTVGVNLLDIDEWARKLIVAAGAQSCYVDYAPSFGNGPFGHYICLAVNDAVLHGLPHDYALRDGDLVTLDLAVLKNGMAADAAVSFIVGPTKPASSIRLIEATENALAAAIDAALPGNRIGDISYAIGSVLEEAGYSINTEFGGHGIGSVMHGDPHIPNTGRPGRGYKLRPGLLLALEPWVMEDTDALITDPDGWTLRSATGCRTAHSEHTIAITTGTAEILTAPR from the coding sequence ATGATCGAGATCTTCCGTTCATCGGAGGTCGACCGTGCCCGGTCCGCTGGCGCAGTGGTCGCGAACATACTGCACGAATTGCGCGAGCGGTCCACTGTAGGGGTGAACCTCCTGGATATCGATGAGTGGGCGCGCAAGCTCATCGTGGCGGCTGGCGCGCAGTCCTGCTACGTCGATTACGCGCCGTCGTTCGGCAACGGGCCCTTCGGGCACTACATCTGTTTGGCCGTGAACGACGCGGTTCTTCACGGGTTGCCGCATGACTACGCGCTCCGGGATGGGGACCTTGTCACCCTGGATCTCGCGGTCCTCAAGAATGGGATGGCCGCGGATGCCGCAGTCAGCTTCATCGTCGGGCCGACCAAACCCGCAAGCAGTATCCGACTCATCGAGGCCACCGAGAACGCTCTTGCGGCCGCCATCGACGCAGCTCTTCCGGGGAACCGTATCGGCGACATCTCGTACGCCATCGGCTCCGTGCTCGAGGAAGCCGGGTACTCGATCAACACGGAGTTCGGCGGACATGGGATCGGTTCCGTCATGCACGGCGACCCGCACATACCGAATACTGGACGCCCTGGCCGTGGGTACAAGCTGCGCCCCGGTCTGCTTCTCGCCCTCGAACCCTGGGTGATGGAAGACACGGACGCTCTGATCACTGACCCGGACGGATGGACCCTTCGCAGCGCTACAGGCTGTCGCACAGCGCACAGCGAGCACACCATCGCGATCACCACGGGCACCGCCGAGATTCTCACCGCGCCGCGCTAA
- a CDS encoding helix-turn-helix transcriptional regulator, whose translation MVRLPHTPEDIERGRRLGALLRQARGSRSILEVASMARISPETLRKIETGRLVTPSFATVTAVASALDLSLDSLAEESSMPGAEEGQPLTA comes from the coding sequence ATGGTTCGCTTGCCACACACCCCGGAGGATATCGAGCGTGGCCGGCGCCTAGGCGCTCTTCTGCGGCAGGCGCGAGGGAGCCGCTCGATCCTCGAAGTTGCGTCCATGGCAAGGATCTCGCCCGAGACACTGCGGAAGATCGAGACCGGCCGCTTGGTCACCCCTTCCTTCGCCACTGTCACCGCAGTCGCATCCGCGCTCGACCTCTCACTCGACTCACTCGCCGAAGAGTCCAGCATGCCGGGCGCAGAAGAAGGTCAGCCCCTAACCGCTTGA
- a CDS encoding DUF6578 domain-containing protein: protein MTRVWLTEWEWACCGDAFAVGDDVDFGVTTRTPDPSLVELLGSALIATVDAVESHHEEEFDDRVRGRVTAVRAVTHEVEARRSLRRPGHGAPPDAVMPPDGEEWPMVRRELGGGVFVGSQPSRYVTEIVPLPGTTTLEPARGVRLPSSEGVAPPQPESNSISDAPGERKTRSLAGWLVDIDER, encoded by the coding sequence ATGACCCGCGTGTGGCTGACGGAGTGGGAGTGGGCGTGCTGCGGTGACGCCTTCGCGGTGGGCGACGATGTCGATTTCGGCGTCACCACACGAACCCCGGATCCATCATTGGTCGAACTGCTCGGTTCGGCACTGATAGCCACGGTGGACGCGGTCGAGTCGCACCACGAAGAAGAATTCGACGATCGAGTGCGCGGTCGCGTTACCGCCGTGCGCGCGGTCACGCATGAGGTCGAGGCGCGTCGGTCGTTGCGTCGTCCTGGCCACGGCGCTCCACCGGACGCCGTCATGCCCCCTGACGGCGAGGAGTGGCCGATGGTGCGCCGTGAACTGGGCGGCGGGGTGTTCGTTGGCTCGCAACCGTCGCGGTACGTGACTGAGATCGTTCCCCTACCCGGCACGACCACGCTGGAGCCCGCCCGCGGCGTGCGGCTGCCGTCATCAGAAGGGGTAGCCCCGCCACAACCAGAAAGCAACAGCATCAGCGATGCCCCCGGCGAACGGAAGACTCGATCACTCGCCGGGTGGCTGGTCGACATCGATGAGCGCTAA
- a CDS encoding AbiJ-NTD4 domain-containing protein: protein MASFAERMGHRATRSVIQTDSLDEDTRTELWNVLHILQNALDRAERAGSKTQEELVSALWRWQFKNPADEEPPDYQVWRIVKASIIQGEWFDVLDLIEEIVRYTQRSEDFHTSKAASAVAEAMNGQFENYLVGFRFIGGKISPLDSTAEADAVVTAQTDAHAIAGARHALDRAVEHLADRQNPDYANSMKESISAVEAVVKKITGEHTLGAGLSKLEAAGLTIHPALKGAWSKMYGWTSDGSGIRHGDIDAADADQALAKYMLVTCSAFVSYLIEQGRKKGLLK from the coding sequence ATGGCATCTTTCGCTGAGCGCATGGGGCATCGCGCCACAAGAAGCGTGATCCAGACGGATTCGCTCGATGAAGACACCCGGACTGAGTTATGGAATGTGCTCCACATCCTGCAGAACGCGCTCGACCGCGCCGAACGGGCTGGGAGCAAGACTCAAGAGGAACTGGTCAGCGCCCTGTGGCGATGGCAGTTCAAGAATCCCGCCGACGAGGAGCCGCCCGACTACCAGGTGTGGAGGATCGTCAAGGCATCGATCATCCAGGGCGAGTGGTTCGACGTGCTGGACCTTATCGAAGAGATCGTGCGCTACACCCAGAGGTCCGAGGACTTCCACACTTCGAAGGCCGCTTCCGCCGTGGCCGAGGCGATGAACGGGCAGTTCGAGAACTACCTCGTCGGGTTCCGGTTCATCGGCGGCAAGATCAGTCCCCTCGATTCGACTGCCGAAGCCGATGCGGTGGTCACGGCGCAGACCGACGCCCATGCAATCGCTGGCGCTCGGCATGCCCTCGACCGGGCCGTCGAACACCTTGCCGACCGCCAGAATCCTGACTATGCGAACTCGATGAAGGAGTCGATCTCGGCGGTCGAGGCTGTCGTCAAGAAGATCACCGGGGAACACACCCTGGGGGCTGGTTTGAGCAAACTCGAAGCCGCCGGTCTGACCATCCATCCGGCGCTCAAGGGCGCTTGGTCGAAGATGTACGGCTGGACTTCTGACGGCTCGGGCATCCGTCATGGCGACATTGACGCGGCAGACGCCGACCAGGCGCTCGCCAAGTACATGCTCGTCACCTGCTCAGCGTTCGTGTCGTACCTGATCGAGCAAGGCCGCAAGAAAGGCCTGCTCAAGTAG
- a CDS encoding zinc-ribbon domain-containing protein — translation MPNTQQPCSAAGCVAPAVYRTRTKPAYCLHHVDDIFRRGGLEPIGTFGKPDKMRRCRCLTCDVEVDYRMVTVEERTRLKATTCDACRWRAWAEMARATAGAYANTAPNDLDAVAKFAGDHSFLYLGPLTDPSLPDDPHLTECEQCGVRSVQRVGDMGFFCGCTKSRTRTAAPGKKLFKDSGSTALDWWAEDNDPVLLATATMRANREAGWVCPEGHRFTAPIRTMSETPGCGECADERRLADMVRIQAIAHLTISQVPELAESWDDPEHDPAEVMVLEDRPLVGNGFRWKCPAGHHPRLSISHWYLSGCDHCVAAKTRSSKAGVVQLEPEIANQYAENNSTPLEKVTPGSARPRWWKDPVCGHEWEASPRERMQQPVWRCPICRTRTNSFAWNYPALAEEWADTNPVAPFHVLPTGRMSFTPEWVCAENPAHRWSAPLASRVAGAGCPECRLSGKSKMEALYLDAAAAIFGEALSGRAVRHAAFKRRGSWTVDILVGDVAIEYDGSYWHAGKVTLDTDKSLDLLAAGLRVIRLREHPLPPLQISDPSYAEFTVYASAPDPSGVMQQVAARIDASEVSRQ, via the coding sequence GTGCCGAACACGCAACAGCCCTGCAGCGCCGCGGGTTGTGTGGCGCCCGCTGTCTATCGGACCCGGACGAAGCCGGCATACTGCCTGCACCACGTCGACGACATCTTCCGCAGAGGTGGCCTCGAGCCGATCGGCACCTTCGGTAAGCCGGACAAGATGCGGCGTTGCCGCTGCCTTACGTGTGACGTCGAGGTCGACTACCGCATGGTGACGGTCGAGGAACGCACGCGCCTCAAGGCCACCACATGCGACGCCTGCAGGTGGCGAGCGTGGGCGGAGATGGCGAGGGCCACGGCGGGTGCCTACGCGAACACCGCTCCGAACGATCTCGACGCTGTCGCGAAGTTCGCCGGCGATCATTCATTCCTCTATCTCGGCCCACTCACCGACCCGTCACTGCCAGACGACCCGCACCTCACCGAGTGCGAGCAGTGCGGCGTGCGCAGCGTGCAACGCGTCGGAGACATGGGCTTCTTCTGCGGATGCACGAAGAGCCGCACACGCACGGCGGCGCCGGGGAAGAAGCTGTTCAAGGACTCAGGCTCAACGGCACTTGACTGGTGGGCCGAGGACAACGACCCAGTCCTGCTCGCGACAGCGACCATGAGGGCCAACCGCGAAGCGGGTTGGGTCTGTCCCGAAGGACACCGCTTCACCGCCCCGATACGGACCATGAGCGAGACTCCGGGATGCGGCGAGTGTGCCGACGAGCGCCGACTTGCTGACATGGTGCGCATCCAGGCCATTGCGCACTTGACCATCTCGCAGGTGCCGGAACTTGCGGAGTCCTGGGATGATCCGGAGCACGACCCGGCCGAGGTGATGGTCCTGGAGGATCGCCCGCTCGTCGGGAACGGGTTCCGCTGGAAGTGCCCAGCCGGACATCACCCGCGCCTGTCGATCTCTCACTGGTACCTCTCGGGATGCGACCACTGTGTCGCCGCTAAAACGCGAAGTTCGAAGGCCGGCGTCGTGCAACTCGAACCAGAGATCGCGAACCAGTACGCCGAGAACAACTCGACGCCGCTCGAAAAGGTCACACCAGGATCAGCCAGGCCACGATGGTGGAAGGACCCCGTTTGCGGACACGAGTGGGAAGCCTCTCCGCGGGAGCGGATGCAGCAGCCCGTCTGGCGCTGTCCGATCTGCCGTACGCGAACGAACTCCTTCGCATGGAACTATCCGGCGCTAGCTGAAGAGTGGGCGGACACCAACCCGGTGGCGCCATTCCATGTTCTACCGACAGGGCGGATGTCATTCACACCGGAATGGGTGTGCGCAGAGAACCCGGCACATCGCTGGTCCGCACCGCTCGCTTCGCGAGTCGCCGGTGCGGGCTGCCCGGAGTGTCGATTGTCCGGGAAATCGAAGATGGAGGCGCTCTATCTGGATGCTGCCGCGGCCATCTTCGGCGAGGCGCTCTCCGGACGCGCAGTCCGTCACGCGGCGTTCAAGCGTCGAGGGAGCTGGACAGTGGACATTCTGGTCGGTGACGTCGCAATCGAGTACGACGGGTCATATTGGCACGCCGGCAAAGTGACCCTCGACACGGACAAGTCCCTCGATCTGCTCGCAGCTGGACTCAGAGTCATACGTTTGCGCGAGCATCCGCTGCCTCCGCTGCAGATCAGCGATCCGTCGTACGCCGAGTTCACGGTCTACGCCTCGGCGCCGGATCCGTCGGGGGTGATGCAGCAGGTCGCCGCTCGTATTGATGCGTCGGAGGTCAGTCGACAGTAG
- a CDS encoding transcriptional regulator, translating to MTHPRSELDKELLSPLRLSVLAALSRVGEAEFAAIRDAIETNDAELSRQLTRLSEVGYLLIDKQRSGRYMKTWLSLTEEGRVALTSHIAALKRITDI from the coding sequence ATGACACACCCACGATCCGAGCTCGACAAGGAGCTCCTCTCGCCTCTCCGCCTCTCGGTCCTCGCCGCTCTCTCCCGCGTGGGGGAGGCCGAGTTCGCCGCCATTCGGGATGCAATCGAGACGAACGATGCCGAGCTTTCGCGACAACTCACCCGACTGTCTGAAGTCGGCTACCTCCTGATCGATAAACAGCGCTCCGGCCGCTACATGAAGACATGGCTCTCCCTCACAGAGGAAGGTCGCGTCGCCCTCACTTCACATATCGCGGCGCTCAAGCGGATCACAGACATCTGA